A window of the Vigna angularis cultivar LongXiaoDou No.4 chromosome 3, ASM1680809v1, whole genome shotgun sequence genome harbors these coding sequences:
- the LOC108345143 gene encoding uncharacterized protein LOC108345143 encodes MIPACFSQPNTPPSSSTAQAPQNLVTCIYQTQLCNSLTYLTLTWFRTLLSHSLTIYAPHTFSITITLNPSTFSFFRTRPGAKSIYLTRPHKRSQKIKLYWDFSGALFSTRNSAEPDSCFYLAICCNGKVEFFLGDLFRILPLQLSTHQTGDQTLVSRREHVFGSTSYVSRGEFMGSKREIEIELCSGEVLRVKMDGQVCLVVKRLAWKFRGNEKIFIDGVEVEFYWDVLSWVVDSENGNGYGVFVFQVGDGGAVWPEMVGPEKKLMKKRLVGLTMASSIATLSPSNSGVLQWTEESSDGGRSSSSSSTRSCGSSNGGFSLLLYAWRRD; translated from the coding sequence ATGATCCCAGCTTGTTTCAGCCAACCCAACACACCTCCCAGTTCAAGCaccgctcaagcgccccaaaacCTGGTAACCTGCATATACCAAACTCAACTTTGCAACTCCCTCACCTACCTCACACTCACCTGGTTCAGAACACTTCTCTCTCACTCTTTAACCATTTACGCTCCTCACACCTTCTCTATCACCATCACTCTTAACCCTTCAACCTTCTCCTTCTTCCGAACACGACCAGGAGCCAAATCCATATACCTCACACGCCCTCACAAACGTTCTCAGAAAATTAAACTTTACTGGGACTTCTCTGGAGCACTGTTCAGTACTCGAAACTCGGCTGAGCCCGACTCATGCTTCTACCTTGCAATCTGCTGCAATGGCAAGGTTGAATTCTTTCTGGGTGATCTTTTTCGTATTCTTCCCTTGCAGCTTTCAACTCACCAAACGGGCGACCAAACTCTTGTGTCAAGAAGGGAGCACGTGTTTGGAAGCACCAGTTACGTGTCGAGGGGTGAGTTTATGGGTTCCAAACGTGAAATAGAGATTGAATTATGCAGTGGAGAAGTGCTGAGGGTGAAAATGGATGGTCAGGTTTGCTTGGTGGTGAAAAGGCTGGCGTGGAAATTCAGAGGCAACGAGAAAATCTTCATCGATGGTGTTGAAGTAGAGTTCTACTGGGACGTGTTGAGTTGGGTGGTTGATAGTGAAAACGGCAATGGCTATGGTGTTTTTGTGTTTCAAGTAGGTGATGGTGGGGCAGTGTGGCCTGAAATGGTGGGGCCagagaagaagttgatgaagaaGAGGTTGGTGGGACTCACTATGGCGTCGTCAATAGCGACTCTATCGCCGTCAAACTCTGGTGTGTTGCAGTGGACGGAGGAGAGCAGCGATGGAGGAAGGAGCTCGTCCTCTTCATCAACTAGGTCGTGTGGAAGCAGTAACGGTGGTTTCTCTTTGTTACTCTACGCTTGGAGGAGAGACTGA